In Kitasatospora gansuensis, a genomic segment contains:
- a CDS encoding DUF202 domain-containing protein: MNRDPGLQPERTLLAWGRTALVLTVNAALVLRTGLADRQPGLVTLGGLLALTACATYGYGLRRRRQLEPAEGPPGPVGPVPLRAMAGAVCLVAAAAGWCVLLGPQG, translated from the coding sequence GTGAACCGCGACCCCGGCCTGCAGCCGGAACGCACCCTGCTGGCCTGGGGCCGGACCGCCCTGGTGCTGACCGTCAACGCGGCGCTGGTGCTGCGCACCGGCCTGGCCGACCGGCAGCCGGGCCTGGTCACGCTCGGCGGACTGCTCGCGCTGACGGCCTGCGCGACGTACGGCTACGGGCTGCGCCGGCGGCGGCAGCTGGAGCCGGCCGAGGGCCCGCCGGGGCCGGTCGGACCCGTACCGCTGCGGGCGATGGCCGGGGCGGTCTGCCTGGTGGCCGCGGCGGCCGGGTGGTGCGTACTGCTCGGTCCGCAGGGCTGA
- a CDS encoding YidH family protein, producing MPEPSQPEEPDYRFSLANERTFLAWIRTALALLAGAIALDQLAPGLAPAPVRAALGVVLALGAAGMGTAAYRRWARVDRAVRAGQPLPRTHFLLVLTCCVVVISFVFAALIIGYSR from the coding sequence ATGCCGGAACCGAGCCAGCCCGAGGAGCCGGACTACCGGTTCTCGCTCGCCAACGAGCGCACCTTCCTGGCCTGGATCAGAACCGCCCTCGCCCTGCTGGCGGGGGCGATCGCGCTCGACCAGCTGGCCCCCGGGCTGGCCCCCGCACCCGTCCGGGCGGCGCTCGGGGTGGTGCTGGCGCTCGGGGCGGCCGGGATGGGCACGGCCGCGTACCGGCGGTGGGCCCGGGTGGACCGGGCGGTGCGGGCCGGCCAACCGCTGCCGCGCACCCACTTCCTGCTGGTGCTGACCTGCTGCGTGGTGGTGATCTCGTTCGTCTTCGCCGCTCTGATCATCGGCTACTCCCGGTGA
- a CDS encoding MFS transporter, whose translation MTATHGLAGRREWTGLAVLLLPTLVLSMDMGILFFGLPFISKELQPSGTQQLWIMDMYSFVLAGLLIPMGALGDRIGRRKLLMAGAAGFAAASVLAATADGAAQLIAARALLGLTGATLMPSTMALIRNMFHDPKQRQAAMGAWSGVLMAGATLGPVAGGLLLEHFHWGAVFLCAVPVMLLVLLAAPALLPEYKAPRAGRFDLLGAVLSVSAVLPVVYGIKQLAVEGWDLTAALAIVGGLVLVGLLVLRLRTAATPLVDLALFRNPIFTGAISVNTIAMLAMMGFSLFTSQYLQLVRGYSPLTASLWALLPSVGVGAAVGISGALAGKIRPGVQMAGGMLVGALGFGILTQVQVDSPLALILVGAGVLAAGSVSTVMQTAELVVSAAPADQAGAASATSETASELGGSLGIAVLGAAGAAVYTARLDGKLPAALPDGALTVAQDTLGGAVTVAAELPIDVAEQLLGAARIAFTDGLHLAAAVGVLCLLAGSAVAYRLLGSLPADRAEEIPEEQLTEAPQPAPAA comes from the coding sequence CATCCTGTTCTTCGGCCTGCCGTTCATCAGCAAGGAACTGCAGCCGAGTGGCACCCAGCAGCTCTGGATCATGGACATGTACTCGTTCGTGCTGGCCGGGCTGCTGATCCCGATGGGCGCGCTGGGCGACCGGATCGGCCGCCGGAAGCTGCTGATGGCCGGCGCGGCCGGCTTCGCCGCCGCCTCGGTGCTGGCCGCCACGGCGGACGGCGCGGCGCAGCTGATCGCGGCCCGGGCGCTGCTCGGGCTGACCGGGGCGACCCTGATGCCCTCGACCATGGCGCTGATCCGGAACATGTTCCACGACCCGAAGCAGCGGCAGGCCGCGATGGGCGCCTGGAGCGGCGTGCTGATGGCCGGCGCCACCCTCGGCCCGGTGGCCGGCGGACTGCTGCTGGAGCACTTCCACTGGGGCGCGGTCTTCCTCTGCGCCGTGCCGGTGATGCTCCTGGTGCTGCTCGCCGCCCCGGCGCTGCTGCCGGAGTACAAGGCCCCCCGGGCCGGACGGTTCGACCTGCTCGGCGCGGTGCTCTCGGTCTCCGCCGTGCTGCCGGTGGTCTACGGCATCAAGCAGCTGGCGGTCGAGGGCTGGGACCTGACGGCCGCGCTGGCCATCGTGGGCGGTCTGGTGCTGGTCGGTCTGCTGGTCCTGCGACTGCGCACCGCCGCCACGCCGCTGGTCGACCTGGCGCTGTTCCGCAACCCGATCTTCACCGGGGCGATCTCGGTCAACACCATCGCGATGCTGGCGATGATGGGCTTCTCCCTCTTCACCTCGCAGTACCTCCAGCTGGTCCGTGGCTACAGCCCGCTGACCGCCTCGCTCTGGGCGCTGCTGCCCAGCGTCGGGGTCGGTGCGGCGGTCGGGATCTCCGGGGCGCTGGCCGGGAAGATCCGGCCCGGTGTGCAGATGGCCGGCGGCATGCTGGTCGGGGCGCTCGGCTTCGGCATCCTGACCCAGGTCCAGGTCGACTCGCCGCTGGCGCTGATCCTGGTCGGCGCCGGGGTGCTGGCCGCCGGCAGCGTGAGCACCGTGATGCAGACCGCCGAGCTGGTGGTCTCGGCCGCCCCGGCGGACCAGGCCGGTGCCGCCTCGGCCACCTCGGAGACCGCCAGTGAGCTGGGCGGATCGCTCGGCATCGCGGTGCTGGGCGCCGCCGGTGCGGCCGTCTACACCGCCCGGCTGGACGGCAAGCTGCCGGCCGCCCTGCCGGACGGCGCGCTGACGGTCGCTCAGGACACCCTCGGCGGTGCGGTCACGGTCGCCGCCGAGCTGCCCATCGACGTCGCCGAGCAGCTGCTCGGTGCCGCCCGGATCGCCTTCACCGACGGCCTGCACCTGGCCGCCGCGGTCGGGGTGCTCTGCCTGCTGGCCGGCTCGGCGGTCGCCTACCGCCTGCTCGGCAGCCTGCCCGCCGACCGCGCCGAGGAGATCCCCGAGGAGCAGCTCACCGAGGCCCCCCAGCCGGCCCCGGCCGCCTGA